The following proteins are encoded in a genomic region of Nycticebus coucang isolate mNycCou1 chromosome 19, mNycCou1.pri, whole genome shotgun sequence:
- the LOC128571912 gene encoding 40S ribosomal protein S24-like encodes MNDAVTIRTRKFITNRLLQRKQMVIDVPHPGKATVPKTEIREKLAKMCKTTPNVIFVFGFRTHFGGGKITGFGMIYDSLDYAKKNEPKHRFARHGLYEKKKTSRKQG; translated from the coding sequence ATGAACGACGCAGTAACTATCCGGACCAGGAAGTTCATAACCAACCGACTACTTCAGAGGAAACAAATGGTCATTGATGTCCCTCATCCTGGGAAGGCAACAGtaccaaagacagaaattagggaaaaactagccaaaatgtGCAAGACCACACCCAATGTCATCTTTGTATTTGGATTCAGAACTCACTTTGGTGGTGGGAAGATAACAGGCTTTGGCATGATTTACGATTCTTtggattatgcaaagaaaaatgaacccaaacaTAGATTTGCAAGGCATGGCctgtatgagaagaaaaagacctCAAGAAAGCAGGGATAG